One stretch of Armigeres subalbatus isolate Guangzhou_Male chromosome 2, GZ_Asu_2, whole genome shotgun sequence DNA includes these proteins:
- the LOC134214624 gene encoding ranBP-type and C3HC4-type zinc finger-containing protein 1-like: MSWQEDPDGAAGFGVFDNGIDLIAEPFKCSTCFDSTDAIGVLLFDCAHCVCITCVTDLYFNTDDEIIYCPSLVDDTTCNTIILRENVENLLGEKLYNQFGATPEDHMQTLADTLKLMELSDANIVPNNEPFECPICFTDIAKDQGVLLRDCFHSFCRECLSRTVIHAEDVIVRCPAMVNNESCETSIRDSEIKHLLGEVQYNAYLSRSLRTAEATNDKSIHCKTPDCIFWCETMDGVTSFDCPVCRKHNCLKCKVIHDGISCKDYRNRLVQDKANNLSEKELENQLAAGTVMRCPKCSVWLTKTAGCDFMRCTICKTGICWATRGPRWGPAGEGDNSGGCGCKITRRCHPKCGGCHF; encoded by the exons ATGAGCTGGCAGGAAGACCCGGATGGAGCTGCAGGGTTCGGAGTGTTCGACAACGGGATTGATTTAATTGCAGAACCATTCAAATGTAGCACTTGCTTCGATTCAACAGACGCAATTGGAGTACTCTTGTTTGATTGTGCACACTGCGTTTGTATCACTTGTGTTACTGATTTATATTTCAATACCGATGATGAGATCATTTACTGCCCCAGTCTGGTAGATGATACGACATGCAATACAATAATATTACGTGAAAATGTTGAAAACCTTCTTGGCGAAAAGCTTTACAATCAGTTTGGAGCGACACCAGAGGACCATATGCAGACATTGGCCGACACTTTGAAGTTGATGGAATTGAGTGACGCCAATATAGTGCCAAATAACGAACCGTTCGAGTGTCCCATTTGCTTCACCGACATTGCGAAGGATCAAGGTGTGCTTCTACGTGACTGTTTCCATTCTTTCTGCCGCGAATGCCTCAGCCGAACTGTTATACATGCCGAAGATGTGATCGTGCGCTGTCCTGCCATGGTGAACAATGAAAGCTGTGAAACCTCAATCCGGGATTCTGAAATAAAACACCTACTCGGTGAGGTGCAATACAACGCCTATCTTAGTCGATCGCTTAGGACAGCAGAAGCTACTAATGACAAATCTATCCATTGTAAGACGCCGGATTGCATATTCTGGTGCGAAACTATGGACGGCGTCACGTCATTTGACTGCCCTGTATGTAGAAAGCACAATTGTCTAAAATGCAAA GTGATACACGACGGAATAAGTTGTAAAGACTACCGGAACAGACTGGTCCAGGACAAAGCAAACAATCTCTCGGAAAAGGAGTTAGAAAATCAGTTGGCCGCCGGTACTGTTATGCGTTGCCCAAAGTGCAGCGTTTGGTTGACAAAAACAGCAGGATGTGACTTCATGCGGTGCACCATATGCAAAACCGGCATATGCTGGGCTACGCGGGGTCCTCGATGGGGACCAGCCGGAGAGGGTGATAATAGTGGAGGCTGTGGCTGCAAAATTACTAGAAGGTGCCATCCCAAATGCGGTGGATGTCATTTTTGA